A genome region from bacterium includes the following:
- a CDS encoding outer membrane lipoprotein-sorting protein, whose translation MIRKAIFLFLFLTLISADTFAPTPAKILEMIDQIRAPGDTFVFDLKITYKKEKEKDIIQEFTVRVKDADKSLVKFTYPPENKGRLLLMVGNNMWIYVPGTRGPIRISPQQRLLGQISNGDVARVVYSLDYNAKLLEEEIDKMRCIKLELSSKSEQASYSKIFLWTDTESFKPIKAEFYSISDRLLKTAFYKGYAKVLGKERPLVLEIYDELRKGEYSIMEYSNMKVADTPNTFFQKTYLKHIR comes from the coding sequence ATGATACGGAAAGCTATTTTTTTGTTTTTATTTTTAACATTAATATCCGCTGATACATTTGCTCCTACTCCTGCTAAAATTCTGGAGATGATTGATCAAATAAGAGCTCCCGGGGATACTTTTGTCTTTGACTTGAAGATTACTTATAAAAAAGAGAAGGAAAAAGATATTATTCAAGAATTTACTGTTCGGGTAAAAGATGCGGATAAAAGCCTGGTAAAATTTACCTATCCTCCAGAGAATAAAGGCCGCCTTCTTCTGATGGTTGGCAATAATATGTGGATATATGTTCCTGGTACACGGGGACCTATTAGAATCTCCCCCCAACAGCGTTTACTGGGGCAAATTTCTAATGGTGATGTGGCAAGAGTGGTCTACTCTCTAGACTATAATGCAAAATTATTGGAAGAAGAAATAGATAAAATGAGATGCATAAAACTTGAGCTATCCAGCAAAAGCGAACAGGCATCTTATAGTAAGATTTTTCTCTGGACTGATACGGAAAGTTTTAAACCAATAAAGGCCGAATTTTATAGTATCTCAGATAGACTTTTAAAGACTGCTTTTTATAAAGGATATGCGAAAGTTTTAGGAAAAGAAAGACCATTAGTCTTAGAGATTTACGATGAACTGCGTAAAGGTGAATATTCGATAATGGAATATAGTAATATGAAAGTAGCTGATACACCTAACACTTTCTTTCAAAAGACTTATTTGAAACATATCCGATAA